In one Thunnus maccoyii chromosome 12, fThuMac1.1, whole genome shotgun sequence genomic region, the following are encoded:
- the pnhd gene encoding uncharacterized protein pnhd, which translates to MDVLRLCLLLLCALHLTSTGVLSKHITDHRNLFSQRVCCKRQSHFVYIGQDISGSPVSVDVGMCRSHCGGAPRPSHEAGQQESSKHSSMLEFLRSKKLRTRGAAAAESSEPLKQLPSCGLNQVCEPTGMRVDRVLLFEGPREVEVIEECHCEIKLTQCIRVPALRTYYSETPYETVIDVGGCSRSKGSPEGFSCVPTKFDSALVETPNKVDLIQTVAACELKESCYRVPYVEYYYEIVHHADGVKEERLKEIDVGRCMGGCTTGNRCLLRSPSDPEICHLWTERQSNSCVPQGYESNSFLNQHGQIRTVLSITSCLCQN; encoded by the exons ATGGATGTACTCAGACTGTGCCTTCTTCTCCTGTGTGCCCTCCACCTGACCT CAACGGGAGTGTTGAGCAAACACATCACAGATCACAGAAACCTGTTCTCACAGAGAGTGTGCTGTAAAAGACAGAGCCACTTTGTCTATATCGGCCAAG acATCTCTGGGAGTCCTGTCAGTGTGGATGTGGGAATGTGCAGGTCTCACTGTGGGGGGGCACCTAGGCCATCACATGAAGCAGGACAGCAGGAATCCTCAAAACATTCCTCAATGCTGGAATTTCTCAGGAGCAAAAAA TTGCGGACGCgcggagctgctgctgcagagagcTCAGAGCCGCTGAAGCAGCTGCCCTCCTGCGGGCTGAACCAGGTGTGTGAGCCGACCGGGATGCGCGTGGACCGGGTGCTTCTGTTCGAGGGGCCCCGGGAGGTGGAGGTCATCGAGGAGTGCCACTGTGAGATCAAGCTGACCCAGTGCATCCGCGTCCCCGCACTGAGGACTTATTACTCCGAGACGCCGTATGAGACAGTCATCGACGTGGGAGGATGCTCCCGGTCCAAGGGctctccag AGGGATTTTCCTGTGTTCCCACAAAGTTTGACTCAGCCTTGGTGGAAACTCCCAACAAAGTGGATCTCATCCAGACAGTTGCGGCCTGTGAGCTGAAGGAGAGCTGCTACAGGGTCCCATATGTGGAGTATTACTATGAAATAGTCCACCATGCGGACGGAGTCAAAGAGGAGAGACTCAAA GAAATAGATGTGGGCAGATGTATGGGAGGTTGCACTACAGGAAACCGATGCCTTCTCAG gaGTCCATCTGATCCAGAAATTTGCCACTTGTGGACTGAAAGACAGTCCAATTCCTGCGTTCCTCAGGGCTATGAGAGTAACAGCTTCCTCAACCAGCATGGACAGATACGCACCGTCCTCTCCATTACTTCCTGCCTTTGCCAAAACTGA